In Pseudoalteromonas tetraodonis, the genomic window CATTTTATCCATGTTGATGCTATACAAGCCGTCTTCATTTTTAGAGAAGGCACCTTCTTGAGCAAAAAAGTTAAAGCGGATCATGTTTGCTTTACCATGTGCACTTGATGCACCGAAACGCACAGAGCGGAAAATACCCGCCATAAAGGTGGTGTAGTAATCTTCTAACGTCCCTTCAGTGATTTCCCCTTTTTTAAGTAACTGTTCAACCATGTACAGACCAAGAATATCTGCTTTACCTTCTTCCAAGGCGCTAGCATGCTCTTGTAGAGATTGGCGAACGGTACCTTTGCCGGTAATAGTATTTTTAATACCTAAACCGTGAGCTACTTCATGGAACATAGTGTTAGCAAAAAATGCATCAAAGGTAATGTGTTTACGTTGCTCTGGCACAATTAACTGCTCTGCGATAGGGACTAAAATTTTATCAAACTTCGCTCGCATTGCATTTTTAAGCTGTAAGCGACGTGTGCCTTTTTCTAGCTGTACTTGCTCATCATTTGGTAAGTTAATTGCAATGGTTTTACTGCCGGCATTTGAGTGCCCAGCATAATAAACAACATCGTAGGCATTTAAGTCAGCATCTGAGCCAGGTACTTCTTGCTTGTACTTGCTATCAACAGGTAAGCCTTTTTGCAGCTCAGGTAAAAAGGCAGCAAATTTAGCCAGGCGTTCGCTCCATTTTAAATCTTTAATTAGTACATACGATTCATAGGCAGCACGGTAACCAAATAATTGGTCTTCGTAGTTTTCAATTGGGCCAATAACAACATCGATAGGATTATTTTTCATATCCATCCAAGCAAAGTCAGAGGCTTGGAAATCATCGCTTTGTATTGCGTCAGCTCGTAAGTTTAGGTAGTTGGCAAATTCTTTGTCGTCAGCTAATTTGCTAGCGTCTCTAAGTAACTTAGCTGTTTGGGCAAGTTCTACGGCATATTCTTCTGAATAAGGCGTGCTGTATAAATTACCTAGTTCATCGCGTTTAATAAGTGAGTAAAGCCCTGTTTTATCTTTTACATCAGCGTTATTAAGCTCTTCTTTGGTGATGTCGGCCGGATAAAAACCTGCCCCAAGCGGCTTTTCTTTGTAGCCAGATAAAAATACTTCATCGCCATTTAAGCGATCCCATGGGCCGTAGTTTATATCTGCAAACTGACGTACTTTTTCATCATCTAATTGTGCTAAAAAGCTTTGTTTATCTTCACCAAATGCTTGTTTCCAAAATAAATCGTCCATAATTTTTGAAGCATCAATAAGCTTGGCAACCATGGCTTTTTGGTTCTCAGATAAGTGTGACAAATCGCTTTGTAAGCTAAAGTCTGTGTATATGTCTAAGCGTTGACGGTCAATATTAACGAGTGTTGGCCCAGAAGGCGCTTGAGAAGCCGTTGGCGCTGAGCTTTGCGGCGTATTGTTTGAAGACGGTGCTTGCTCAGAACAGGCACTAAGAAAAACGATGCCAGAGAGCAGTATTGCTTGGCTAATTTTATTTAAGATCATTATATTGCCTTTAAAAAGTCTATTTTATAACTTGTATACTGTAAGTTAAGGTACTGAATGAGTATTAGTGTGCCTTAGCATGCTTGCATTAAAGCAAAACATACTAGCAAATAGCAAGTATTAGACGTTAGAGTGCACTAATGAGGGGTCGCTGGTAAATAATCAATAATTATCTACAATTCTTTCTATTTTAGGTATATGTTTAATACTACTAAGCTTTGAAATAATTAATAATATAAGACTTGCTGTAAAGTGTAGGTCATTAAGCAAAGGGATATTTATGTCTACAGAAAATGCCTTACTCACTATTTTAGTTGACAGAATTAACAACGACACACTGGTGTTACCTACGTTACCTGAGGTAGCGATTAAGGTTCGCCAAGCCGCAGATAACCCCGATGTTAATTTGATGCAAATGTCAGATGTGATAGCACATGATCCTGCATTGTCGGCGCGGATGATCAAAGTCGCAAATAGTGCAATTATGGGCCGAGCTGTAAAGGTGTCTAACTTGCACCAAGCCGTTACACGTATTGGGCTTAGGCAAATAAAAAATATTGCCACAGCCATGGCGATGGAGCAGTTATTTGTATCTAACAACGAGTTAATAAAAGGCTACATGGGAAAGGCGTGGCATAAAACGCTGCATGTGGCCTCGCACTCTATTTCATTAATGGAGTTTTACTTAAAAAGAAATACCCATACATCGCTAAATCGCGATGCCATTACATTAGCTTCATTAGTTTATAATATTGGGGTGTTACCCATTTTAACTGAAGCAGAGCGTCACCCTGAAGTGTTTGCAAGCCCCAGCTTTTTAGCCCATGCGATTCAACGTTTAAGTGGTAAAATTGGTGGTTCAATCATGAAAGCGTGGGAATTTCCTGATGTGTTTGTTGAGGTCGCGCAGCACTGGGCAGATGTGAATCATCGTACTGCTGAGGTGAGTTATATCGACTTCATTCGTGTTGGTGCAATCCTTGAGGGAACCTTACAAGTATCTGATAAGTCAGCAGCGCTGCAAACGTATATTGATAAAGGCATATTTTCTTCATTAGAAATGTTAGAGAGTGAAGAGTATTTGCATATGGTTGAAGACGTAAAAGAAATGTTTAGTTAATACCAATTTTATTAAAAACATGATTATTCTAGCGTATTAAATAATCCGCTACCTGCGTTAAAAATTATTTATATAGAACAACTATGTATCATAATTTTTGCCTTGTTATCGACTTATTTCTTTGTCGCTATAATAGATCACTAATTTAATGCAATTGGTATAACTTGTTTTTGAACAATAAAAAGCACGATTAATACCGTGCTTTTATTTTTAATACTATTTAATAAAGCTTTTACGCTAAATCGTCAGCATCACCTAAGCCCTGTGTAAGCTCTTCTAGCAATTGCTTAATTTCTTCAGATGCAAGAATAAAATCAGCATCTAGTTTAACCGCCATATCTTCTTTAGGAATATCGGCATTTTCTTCTTTAAGTGTTTCTGAATAGCTTAAACGTTTAATTGAGCCATCGTTTTGTAGCATAAATTTAACGCGCTCTTGCCAATCAAGGGCAAGCTTAGTAACGCGCTTACCACTTTCAAGGTGCGACTTCACTTCGTCACACGATAGGTCATGGCCTTTGAGTTTTACCTGAGCACCACTGTCATCAGCTTCTTCAAGTTCAGCGTCTGATCCAATTGCAAAGCCCTCTGGAGTACTAAAGTTAGTAAGCCAGTCAGTTAAAAATACGTCTAAATCATAATTAGCAAACGCAGGAACAACGGGTAATGTCCCTAATGATTTACGTAATAGAGCAAGTAGTTCCTCTGCTTTATTAAAGCTTGCACTATTAACTACCACCCACCCATTTTCTTGGTCTATAAAAGCAAACTGCAAGCTCGATTTTTTAAATGCTTGTGGCAATAAGGTGTGTAAGATGTTTTCTTTTAATTCATCTTTTTCTTTTTTCTTTACTGGGCGATTTTCTTCGGCTTCAATCTGATCAACTTTTTCTGCTACCAGCTCATTTATTACCGAGGCTGGTAATACTTTTTCTTCACGTTTAGCGCACACTAAAATACTTTTTTGTGAGAAATGAGACAGAGTTTCACCATGTTTACCAAATGCTTTTGTCCAACCAAATGTTGCCAACTCTTGGCCAGTACAAGGACGAAATAGATCTTGCTCTAATGCCTTATCAAAGTCTTCTTGTGTGTATGAAACGTCTTGTTTAAAGCGATAGCATATAAGGTTACTAAACCACATAGGGGAATGATCCATTTAAAAAATTTGTGCAATCATAGCAATAAAAGCCGCTTCTAGAAACGGCTGATTTAGCTTAATCGAGTTTAAAAAGTGGCAGGGGAGATGACATGTTTTTAGGGAACGAAATACGGTAGTGTAACCCTTGCCCAGGCTCACTACTTACTTCAATTTTACCATTGAGCGTTTGTTTTACTAGATTAAAAATAATATGAGCACCTAAGCCGCTGCCACCCTCATCACGCTTGGTGGTAAAAAATGGGTCAAATAAACGCTTTAGTTGAGCCGGTTTTAAACCTAAACCGTTATCTTGATAATTAATGATGAGGTCGTTTTCATCAGTATTCACATCTATGGTGATTTGGCCGCTGTTTATATTTTCAAAACCATGCACTAATGAGTTCATAATTAGGTTCGTAAATATTTGGCTAATGACTCCCGCAGGTAAGTTAATAATTAAATCATCTGGGCAATGTAGGCGAATGCTGTGAGATGTTTTTTTAATTTGTGGGTGCAAAGAGCGTATAACTTCGTTGATGTAGTCTTTAAAGTTAATTGTTCTTAGAGCTTCACTGGCCTGATCTACCGCAATTTGTTTAAAGCTGGTTATTAAATCTGAGGCACGTTCTAAGTTGTGAGAGAGCAGTTGAGCGCTTTGCGCTGCATCATTAATAAAGCCTTCTAAAGCCGCAGACGATAATGATTTATTTTTATACGCAGTTTCTATTTCGGTTAATCGCTCTTGTAAAAAAGAGGTGGCAGTAACGCCAATACCAATAGGGGTATTAATTTCATGAGTGATCCCCGCCACTAAGCCGCCTAATACCGCCATTTTTTCTGAGCCAACCAGTTGCTCTTGCGCAAAGCTTAATTCATCGAGCGAGCTTTGCAGCTGAGTTTGTTTGCTTAACAGTTCTTGTTCGGTTTGCTTTCGTAAATCGACTTCCTCTGTTAAAACTGCTTTTTGTCGCTCTAGTTCATATTTTTGTTGCTGTAGATCGATCATTGCTTGGCTTAAATTTGATGTTTTACGCGCAACATCCTGTTCAAGTTGTAAGTTTTGTTGATCCAGTTTTTGATTGCTTTCAATTAGGTCATGCTGAGTTTGTTTTAACTCTTTTTTATACTCAACAACCTTCGAAATCAGATTGTTAAAAGAGCGTTCCATTACTTTAAGCTCGTTATTTTCATCGGTGACTATTTTAACCTGTTGACCATCAAGCTCTTCTAACTCAAGGTATTCAATTTGCTCGGTTAATTGAGTAAGGGGCTCGGTGAGTAACTTTCTAAATGCAATTAAAAATAAGATGATTAAAAAAGTTGTTTTAATCAT contains:
- a CDS encoding dipeptidyl-peptidase 3 family protein, with amino-acid sequence MILNKISQAILLSGIVFLSACSEQAPSSNNTPQSSAPTASQAPSGPTLVNIDRQRLDIYTDFSLQSDLSHLSENQKAMVAKLIDASKIMDDLFWKQAFGEDKQSFLAQLDDEKVRQFADINYGPWDRLNGDEVFLSGYKEKPLGAGFYPADITKEELNNADVKDKTGLYSLIKRDELGNLYSTPYSEEYAVELAQTAKLLRDASKLADDKEFANYLNLRADAIQSDDFQASDFAWMDMKNNPIDVVIGPIENYEDQLFGYRAAYESYVLIKDLKWSERLAKFAAFLPELQKGLPVDSKYKQEVPGSDADLNAYDVVYYAGHSNAGSKTIAINLPNDEQVQLEKGTRRLQLKNAMRAKFDKILVPIAEQLIVPEQRKHITFDAFFANTMFHEVAHGLGIKNTITGKGTVRQSLQEHASALEEGKADILGLYMVEQLLKKGEITEGTLEDYYTTFMAGIFRSVRFGASSAHGKANMIRFNFFAQEGAFSKNEDGLYSINMDKMGDAMAKLSRLILTLQGDGDYEKVDQLIATHGDIKAELAKDLEKLSKANIPVDVTFKQGKDVLGLN
- a CDS encoding HDOD domain-containing protein, coding for MSTENALLTILVDRINNDTLVLPTLPEVAIKVRQAADNPDVNLMQMSDVIAHDPALSARMIKVANSAIMGRAVKVSNLHQAVTRIGLRQIKNIATAMAMEQLFVSNNELIKGYMGKAWHKTLHVASHSISLMEFYLKRNTHTSLNRDAITLASLVYNIGVLPILTEAERHPEVFASPSFLAHAIQRLSGKIGGSIMKAWEFPDVFVEVAQHWADVNHRTAEVSYIDFIRVGAILEGTLQVSDKSAALQTYIDKGIFSSLEMLESEEYLHMVEDVKEMFS
- the rdgC gene encoding recombination-associated protein RdgC, translating into MWFSNLICYRFKQDVSYTQEDFDKALEQDLFRPCTGQELATFGWTKAFGKHGETLSHFSQKSILVCAKREEKVLPASVINELVAEKVDQIEAEENRPVKKKEKDELKENILHTLLPQAFKKSSLQFAFIDQENGWVVVNSASFNKAEELLALLRKSLGTLPVVPAFANYDLDVFLTDWLTNFSTPEGFAIGSDAELEEADDSGAQVKLKGHDLSCDEVKSHLESGKRVTKLALDWQERVKFMLQNDGSIKRLSYSETLKEENADIPKEDMAVKLDADFILASEEIKQLLEELTQGLGDADDLA
- a CDS encoding ATP-binding protein; translated protein: MPQKSLSTKLLTRVLSVYFILTFVVTCGQIFAEYVNTKDYIRDELGTLQKTFGRSLTRAIWELNIKQTTTTAEGLLDIPMVEGVIIRDDNGAIISQLGRALNIHNLYSQQLVQEDVMVEDTKAGLFGYTFPLIFEFSGRATQVGDVTLFSSRDVIFSRIMLSIYFLIGNAMIKTTFLIILFLIAFRKLLTEPLTQLTEQIEYLELEELDGQQVKIVTDENNELKVMERSFNNLISKVVEYKKELKQTQHDLIESNQKLDQQNLQLEQDVARKTSNLSQAMIDLQQQKYELERQKAVLTEEVDLRKQTEQELLSKQTQLQSSLDELSFAQEQLVGSEKMAVLGGLVAGITHEINTPIGIGVTATSFLQERLTEIETAYKNKSLSSAALEGFINDAAQSAQLLSHNLERASDLITSFKQIAVDQASEALRTINFKDYINEVIRSLHPQIKKTSHSIRLHCPDDLIINLPAGVISQIFTNLIMNSLVHGFENINSGQITIDVNTDENDLIINYQDNGLGLKPAQLKRLFDPFFTTKRDEGGSGLGAHIIFNLVKQTLNGKIEVSSEPGQGLHYRISFPKNMSSPLPLFKLD